In Vibrio diazotrophicus, the following proteins share a genomic window:
- a CDS encoding DUF2987 domain-containing protein produces the protein MKGITALALGLICAGFSINAAAQEYMFTYSKLYSSIKNNDKPEYPDVKVGVFFVNADTKKLCTIEKAWMEKEKHYELVPSSEIHELLLPVDGNLKQANPLVFVDTPQDTRCDFSLVVMTKAALSGQVPYGDIEKLLPQMQEILESLGGMFSSWFTPEVTGVTLEFANNLSGFIQLSNGSDVEIVNGKAQVSLEQIGKDGWMKLPEETTRVLPYLPTAKK, from the coding sequence ATGAAAGGAATTACAGCGTTAGCCTTAGGGCTAATTTGTGCGGGCTTTTCTATCAATGCTGCGGCTCAAGAATACATGTTCACCTACAGTAAACTGTATTCGTCTATTAAAAACAACGACAAACCTGAATATCCAGATGTGAAGGTCGGTGTGTTTTTCGTCAATGCCGATACAAAAAAGCTGTGTACTATTGAAAAAGCTTGGATGGAAAAGGAAAAACACTACGAACTGGTTCCGAGCAGCGAAATCCATGAGCTTTTGCTTCCTGTTGATGGAAATCTTAAACAAGCAAATCCACTAGTATTTGTTGATACTCCACAGGATACGCGTTGCGACTTTTCACTTGTCGTGATGACAAAAGCCGCTTTATCAGGACAAGTTCCGTATGGTGACATCGAGAAATTGCTTCCGCAGATGCAAGAAATTCTTGAATCGTTAGGCGGCATGTTCTCTAGTTGGTTTACACCTGAAGTAACTGGTGTGACATTGGAGTTTGCCAACAACTTGAGTGGCTTCATCCAGTTAAGCAATGGATCAGACGTTGAAATAGTGAATGGTAAAGCTCAGGTTTCTTTAGAGCAAATTGGAAAAGATGGTTGGATGAAACTCCCCGAAGAAACCACCCGAGTTCTTCCATATTTACCCACTGCGAAAAAATGA
- the potA gene encoding spermidine/putrescine ABC transporter ATP-binding protein PotA: protein MNKPNSVGKPVVKLSGISKSFDGKQIIGNLQLDVNHGEFLTILGPSGCGKTTVLRMIAGFESADSGQILLDSQDVTQVPAEQRHVNTVFQSYALFPHMTVFENVAFGLRMQKVPANDIEPRVMEALRMVRLDQMAQRKPHQLSGGQQQRIAIARAVVNKPKVLLLDESLSALDYKLRKQMQSELKHLQRQLGITFIFVTHDQEEALSMSDRIIVMRDGNIEQDGSPREIYEDPKNLFVARFIGEINVFAAETIKRLDEKRILVDIEGVESVVYYDKPVNAGDKLQVLLRPEDLRIEEIKESETKGIVGHVTDRTYKGMTLESVVQLDSGMSVMVSEFFNEDDPDVDHSIGQKVTITWVESWEVVLNDEQEA from the coding sequence TTGAACAAACCAAATTCAGTAGGAAAACCAGTTGTAAAACTATCTGGTATCAGTAAAAGTTTTGATGGCAAACAGATCATCGGAAACTTGCAGCTAGATGTTAATCATGGTGAATTCCTAACCATTCTTGGCCCGTCAGGGTGTGGTAAAACTACCGTTTTAAGAATGATAGCAGGTTTTGAATCTGCTGATAGCGGTCAGATTCTACTGGATAGTCAAGACGTTACTCAAGTTCCTGCTGAACAGCGACACGTCAATACCGTATTCCAAAGTTACGCTCTATTCCCTCATATGACGGTTTTTGAAAACGTCGCATTTGGTCTGCGTATGCAAAAAGTGCCGGCGAATGACATCGAACCGCGAGTAATGGAAGCATTGCGTATGGTTCGTCTGGATCAAATGGCGCAACGCAAGCCGCACCAACTTTCAGGTGGTCAACAACAACGTATCGCTATTGCACGTGCTGTTGTTAATAAACCTAAAGTACTTCTGTTGGATGAATCTCTTTCAGCTCTTGATTACAAGTTACGCAAGCAGATGCAAAGTGAGCTTAAGCATCTACAACGTCAACTTGGCATCACCTTTATCTTTGTCACTCACGACCAAGAAGAAGCCTTGTCGATGTCTGACCGCATTATCGTTATGCGCGACGGCAATATTGAACAAGATGGCTCACCACGTGAAATTTACGAAGATCCTAAGAATCTATTTGTTGCTCGTTTCATTGGCGAAATCAACGTGTTTGCGGCTGAAACCATTAAGCGTCTTGATGAGAAACGTATTCTTGTTGATATCGAAGGCGTTGAATCTGTGGTTTATTACGACAAACCGGTCAATGCTGGCGATAAACTTCAAGTTCTTCTTCGCCCAGAAGACTTACGCATTGAAGAGATCAAAGAGTCAGAGACCAAAGGTATCGTTGGTCACGTGACAGATCGCACCTACAAAGGCATGACTTTAGAATCCGTAGTTCAATTGGATTCAGGCATGAGTGTTATGGTTAGTGAATTCTTTAACGAAGATGATCCTGACGTTGACCACTCAATTGGCCAAAAAGTTACTATCACTTGGGTAGAAAGCTGGGAGGTAGTCCTCAATGATGAGCAAGAAGCTTAA
- a CDS encoding ammonium transporter yields the protein MTQTESQVYGAVQALTQSSDTLFLLLGAIMVFLMHSGFAFLEVGTVRKKNQVNALVKILADFGVSTIAYFFIGYWIAYGANFFADAETLAQGNGYELVKFFFLLTFAAAIPAIVSGGIAERARFYPVLIATFFTVGLVYPFFEGIIWNGNYGIQEAFENRFGAGFHDFAGSVVVHSVGGWIALVAVYFLGMRKGRIRAGKHTNFAPSNIPFLALGAWILCVGWFGFNVMSAQAIAGISGLVAMNSLMAMVGGILASLVVGKNDPGFIHNGPLAGLVAVCAGSDIMHPLGALVTGVVAGALFVWLFTQLQNKTKIDDVLGVWPLHGVCGAWGGIAAGIFGQTALGGLGGVSIAVQVMGTVLGIVVALVGAFVVYGALNALTGLRLSEEDEFIGADLAVHKISSVNEE from the coding sequence ATGACTCAAACCGAAAGTCAGGTTTATGGAGCTGTACAAGCCCTGACCCAAAGTTCAGATACTTTATTTTTGCTGCTTGGCGCCATTATGGTGTTTTTAATGCATTCAGGGTTCGCATTTTTGGAAGTAGGGACGGTTCGTAAGAAAAACCAAGTTAACGCATTAGTAAAAATTCTAGCGGACTTTGGTGTATCAACTATCGCTTACTTCTTTATTGGTTACTGGATTGCCTATGGTGCGAACTTCTTTGCTGACGCTGAAACATTGGCTCAAGGCAATGGTTACGAGTTAGTTAAGTTCTTCTTCCTACTGACGTTTGCCGCCGCTATCCCAGCAATTGTTTCGGGTGGTATTGCGGAACGTGCGCGTTTTTATCCGGTTCTAATTGCTACGTTTTTCACTGTTGGTCTGGTTTATCCTTTCTTTGAAGGGATCATCTGGAACGGCAATTATGGAATTCAAGAAGCATTCGAAAATCGTTTTGGCGCAGGTTTCCACGATTTTGCTGGTTCCGTTGTGGTACACAGCGTTGGCGGTTGGATCGCACTGGTAGCCGTATACTTCCTAGGGATGCGTAAAGGTCGTATTCGCGCAGGTAAACATACCAACTTTGCACCTTCAAACATTCCATTCTTGGCGCTAGGCGCTTGGATTCTGTGTGTTGGCTGGTTTGGCTTTAATGTCATGTCTGCACAAGCTATAGCGGGCATTAGCGGCCTTGTGGCGATGAACTCGTTGATGGCGATGGTTGGCGGTATCCTAGCTTCGCTTGTAGTTGGCAAAAACGACCCAGGCTTCATTCATAACGGACCTTTAGCTGGGCTTGTCGCCGTGTGTGCGGGTTCTGATATCATGCACCCGCTAGGTGCGTTAGTAACAGGTGTTGTTGCTGGTGCGCTATTCGTATGGCTATTCACACAACTTCAAAACAAAACCAAGATTGATGACGTGCTAGGTGTTTGGCCGTTACATGGTGTGTGTGGTGCCTGGGGTGGGATTGCAGCAGGTATCTTCGGTCAAACCGCTCTAGGTGGCTTAGGTGGTGTTAGCATTGCGGTTCAAGTGATGGGGACTGTGTTGGGTATCGTTGTTGCTCTTGTTGGTGCATTCGTGGTTTATGGAGCGCTTAACGCTCTAACAGGGCTACGTCTATCCGAAGAAGACGAGTTTATTGGTGCTGACTTAGCTGTACACAAAATTTCTTCGGTCAACGAAGAATAA
- a CDS encoding extracellular solute-binding protein produces MKSKLYAGALFAATLFTTNAMANDQELYFYNWSEYIPSEVLEDFTKETGIKVIYSTYESNESMYAKLKTQGTGYDLVVPSTYFVSKMRKEGMLLEIDKSKLSNFAGLDSNYLNKPFDPNNSYSIPYIWGATGIGINTDMLDKSNIHNWGDLWDAKWEGQLMMMDDSREVFHIALVKLGYSPNTTDPKEIEAAYEELKKLMPNVLVFNSDFPANPYLAGEVSLGMLWNGSAYMAREEGANIDIIWPEKGAIFWMDSLAIPAGAANIEAAHKMIDFLLRPENAAKIAVEIGYPTPVKAAYKLLPEEFANDPSIFPPQAIMDSGEWQDEVGDVSVLYEEYFQKLKVDK; encoded by the coding sequence ATGAAAAGTAAACTGTATGCTGGCGCTCTTTTTGCCGCGACTCTATTCACTACCAATGCAATGGCTAATGACCAAGAACTCTATTTCTATAACTGGTCAGAATATATTCCAAGCGAAGTTCTAGAAGACTTTACCAAGGAAACAGGTATTAAAGTCATCTACTCTACATACGAATCGAACGAGAGTATGTACGCTAAGCTAAAAACACAAGGTACGGGTTACGACTTAGTTGTCCCTTCAACGTATTTCGTTTCGAAAATGCGTAAGGAAGGCATGCTTCTTGAGATTGATAAGTCGAAGCTATCTAATTTTGCAGGTTTGGATTCTAACTATTTAAATAAACCTTTTGATCCAAATAACAGCTACTCAATCCCTTACATTTGGGGCGCGACAGGTATCGGTATCAACACTGATATGCTGGATAAATCAAACATCCATAACTGGGGTGATTTATGGGACGCTAAATGGGAAGGACAACTGATGATGATGGACGACTCTCGAGAAGTCTTCCACATTGCTCTTGTTAAGCTAGGATACTCACCAAATACTACCGACCCGAAAGAAATTGAAGCAGCTTATGAAGAACTGAAAAAACTAATGCCAAATGTGTTGGTATTTAACTCAGACTTCCCTGCTAACCCTTATTTAGCGGGTGAAGTATCGCTAGGCATGCTGTGGAACGGTTCTGCATACATGGCTCGTGAAGAAGGCGCAAACATCGATATTATTTGGCCAGAGAAAGGCGCGATCTTCTGGATGGACAGCTTAGCTATCCCTGCTGGTGCAGCGAACATCGAAGCGGCTCATAAAATGATCGACTTCCTACTTCGCCCAGAGAACGCAGCGAAAATTGCAGTAGAAATTGGTTACCCAACACCAGTTAAAGCAGCGTATAAGTTACTTCCAGAAGAGTTTGCGAACGATCCAAGCATCTTCCCTCCGCAAGCCATTATGGACAGCGGTGAATGGCAAGACGAAGTTGGTGACGTAAGCGTTCTGTACGAAGAATACTTCCAGAAACTTAAAGTCGATAAGTAA
- the potC gene encoding spermidine/putrescine ABC transporter permease PotC, translated as MGRVVRFSFMSVVYLFLYLPIIVLIANSFNANKFGIKWGGFTTKWYHALMNNDSLMQAAWHSISVAVFSATAATIIGSLTAVALFRYQFRGKNMVNGMLFVVMMSPDIVMAISLLALFLVLGAKLGFMTLLIAHITFCLPFVVVTVFSRLNGFDVKMLEAAKDLGASEWVILKKIILPLAKPAVAAGWLLSFTLSLDDVIISSFVTGPTYEILPLKIYSMVKVGISPEVNALATVMLVVSLVLVVTSQLLAKEKVK; from the coding sequence ATGGGAAGAGTTGTTAGATTTAGCTTTATGAGCGTGGTGTACCTATTTTTGTACCTACCAATCATTGTGTTAATTGCAAACTCATTCAATGCGAACAAATTCGGCATTAAATGGGGAGGTTTCACCACCAAGTGGTACCACGCATTAATGAACAACGACAGCTTAATGCAAGCGGCATGGCACTCTATTAGCGTTGCTGTTTTTTCAGCGACGGCAGCCACTATCATTGGTAGTTTGACGGCTGTAGCCCTATTCCGTTACCAGTTCCGTGGTAAAAACATGGTTAACGGTATGCTGTTTGTTGTAATGATGTCTCCTGACATCGTTATGGCAATTTCGCTTCTTGCACTATTCTTAGTGTTAGGTGCGAAGCTAGGCTTTATGACGCTACTGATTGCTCATATTACATTCTGTCTGCCGTTTGTTGTTGTGACTGTATTCAGTCGTTTGAATGGCTTCGATGTAAAAATGCTAGAAGCAGCAAAAGATTTGGGTGCGAGCGAATGGGTAATTTTGAAGAAAATCATTTTACCTCTTGCTAAACCTGCTGTTGCAGCCGGTTGGCTACTAAGCTTTACCTTGTCTCTTGATGACGTAATTATCAGTTCGTTCGTAACAGGCCCGACTTACGAAATTCTGCCATTGAAGATCTACTCTATGGTGAAAGTTGGTATCTCGCCTGAAGTGAATGCACTTGCGACCGTTATGTTGGTCGTGTCGCTGGTACTGGTCGTTACTTCACAGTTACTGGCAAAAGAGAAAGTGAAATAA
- the potB gene encoding spermidine/putrescine ABC transporter permease PotB, producing MSKKLNLQTSIISLIVGWLVLFVLIPNLMIIITSFLTRDEANLIELTFTFDNYLRLLDPLYAKVMLHSFYMAIVATILCLIIGYPFAYIVAKMPEKWRPIMLFLVIVPFWTNSLIRTYGLKIVLGTQGILNKALLDIGLIDAPLRIMYTETAVMIGLVYILLPFMILPLYSAIEKLDDTYIEAARDLGANKFQTLTKVILPLTMPGIIGGCLLVLLPALGMFYISDLLGGAKNLLIGNVIKSQVLNARDWPFGAATSIALTIAMAFMLYAYYRAGKLLNKKVELD from the coding sequence ATGAGCAAGAAGCTTAATCTTCAGACTTCAATCATCAGTTTAATTGTTGGCTGGTTAGTACTGTTTGTTCTAATCCCTAATCTGATGATTATCATTACGAGTTTTCTGACTCGTGACGAAGCGAATCTGATTGAGTTGACGTTTACCTTTGATAACTACTTAAGATTGCTCGACCCGCTGTACGCGAAAGTAATGCTTCATTCTTTCTATATGGCGATAGTAGCAACCATTTTGTGTTTGATTATCGGTTACCCGTTCGCTTACATCGTTGCGAAGATGCCTGAAAAATGGCGTCCGATTATGCTGTTTCTGGTAATTGTTCCATTTTGGACTAACTCGTTAATTCGTACATACGGATTGAAGATTGTTCTTGGTACCCAAGGGATTTTGAACAAAGCATTGTTAGACATTGGCCTTATTGATGCTCCGTTACGTATTATGTATACAGAAACCGCAGTGATGATTGGTTTGGTGTACATCTTATTGCCGTTTATGATTCTTCCGCTTTATTCAGCGATTGAAAAACTGGATGACACTTATATCGAAGCGGCTCGTGACCTTGGCGCAAATAAATTCCAAACGTTAACCAAAGTTATTTTGCCTCTAACTATGCCTGGCATTATTGGTGGTTGTTTGCTTGTTCTTCTTCCTGCTCTTGGAATGTTCTATATTTCAGACTTACTTGGTGGTGCGAAAAACTTGCTGATTGGTAACGTAATTAAGAGCCAAGTGTTGAATGCTCGTGACTGGCCGTTTGGTGCCGCTACAAGTATTGCATTGACCATCGCGATGGCATTCATGCTTTATGCATACTACCGTGCTGGTAAATTGTTGAATAAGAAAGTGGAGCTAGACTAA
- the uspE gene encoding universal stress protein UspE encodes MSIYNKILVVADINHDEQPALARAIQLAKKSRSTSHITFFLSIYDFSYDMTSMLSGEERDAMRRGVIHQREQWMKKVAEPYIKESIVFDVKVVWHNRPYEAIIGEVFAGEHDILIKSTRKHDVLESVIFTPTDWHLLRKCPIPVLLVKNSDWPENANIIASVHVGSEVETHLDLNDRMVEQLLNLSERLGTNSYLVNAYPVTPANITIELPEFDPTTYTDAVRGHHLTAMKALRQKHGIDEEHTLVQQGLPEDVIPQAAEKLNAAMVILGTTGRTGLSAVFIGNTAEQVIDKINCDVMALKPKGYVSPLDPTVAS; translated from the coding sequence ATGAGTATTTACAACAAGATCTTGGTTGTAGCTGATATAAATCATGATGAACAACCCGCTTTAGCCCGAGCTATTCAGTTAGCTAAGAAAAGTCGCTCAACAAGTCATATTACGTTCTTCTTATCTATCTATGACTTCTCCTATGACATGACATCCATGTTATCCGGAGAGGAACGTGATGCTATGAGGCGTGGTGTCATTCATCAACGCGAACAGTGGATGAAGAAAGTTGCAGAACCTTACATCAAAGAATCCATTGTTTTTGATGTTAAAGTCGTTTGGCATAATCGTCCTTATGAAGCGATCATCGGTGAGGTATTTGCTGGTGAACACGATATTTTAATCAAAAGCACTCGCAAGCATGACGTGTTGGAATCAGTGATCTTCACTCCTACTGATTGGCATTTGCTTCGTAAGTGCCCTATTCCAGTCTTGTTGGTTAAGAATTCAGATTGGCCTGAAAATGCGAATATTATCGCCTCTGTCCATGTAGGTTCTGAAGTAGAAACTCACTTAGATCTTAATGACAGAATGGTCGAACAGCTTTTAAATCTTTCTGAACGTTTAGGTACAAACTCATATTTGGTTAACGCTTATCCGGTCACACCAGCAAATATCACAATCGAATTGCCTGAGTTTGACCCGACAACCTATACCGATGCGGTACGCGGGCATCATTTAACAGCCATGAAAGCGTTACGTCAGAAACATGGTATCGATGAAGAACATACGCTCGTGCAACAAGGTTTGCCTGAAGATGTCATCCCTCAAGCGGCTGAGAAGCTCAATGCCGCGATGGTTATCTTAGGCACTACTGGTCGAACAGGTCTGTCGGCGGTGTTTATTGGTAATACGGCTGAGCAAGTGATTGATAAAATTAACTGTGATGTAATGGCACTAAAACCTAAAGGCTATGTTAGCCCTCTTGACCCGACCGTTGCTTCTTAA
- a CDS encoding glucosaminidase domain-containing protein produces MHKFFQVAALGGIIAVAGYGYYNFESQKSATESVVSKGKAVSKAPDFTAYTDVNEKKHAFFSYLKPGIALENLRIEKERERLVRLKENLESGLMSDSDIEDAKRLSHLYQVELQGDVVTSDWIDNMLHRVDVIPEALVLTQAANESAWGTSRFARTAKNYFGQWCYSKGCGVVPLQRSEGMTHEVAKFKSVQESIHRYFMNVNRNQAYFDLREIRFQLREDGADLLSMNSAMEMSNGLLKYSERGEDYIQDLQAMMRHNEQFWTN; encoded by the coding sequence ATGCATAAGTTTTTTCAAGTTGCCGCTTTGGGCGGAATCATCGCAGTTGCTGGCTATGGCTATTACAATTTTGAAAGCCAAAAGAGCGCGACTGAATCTGTTGTTAGCAAAGGTAAAGCTGTATCAAAGGCACCAGATTTCACTGCTTATACCGATGTGAATGAGAAGAAACATGCGTTCTTCTCATATCTAAAACCGGGAATTGCTTTAGAAAACCTACGAATTGAAAAAGAAAGAGAAAGGCTGGTTCGTCTCAAAGAAAATCTTGAATCAGGCTTAATGTCTGACTCCGACATCGAAGATGCGAAAAGGCTCTCTCATCTGTATCAAGTTGAGTTGCAGGGAGATGTTGTAACATCTGATTGGATAGACAACATGCTGCATCGTGTCGATGTGATTCCAGAAGCTTTGGTATTAACGCAAGCCGCAAATGAATCTGCTTGGGGTACATCGCGATTTGCTCGCACGGCAAAAAACTATTTTGGCCAATGGTGTTATAGCAAAGGTTGCGGTGTGGTTCCGTTACAACGTAGCGAAGGGATGACTCATGAAGTGGCAAAATTTAAGTCTGTTCAAGAATCTATCCACCGTTACTTTATGAATGTAAATAGAAACCAAGCTTACTTTGATTTGCGCGAAATCCGTTTTCAACTTAGAGAAGACGGCGCAGATCTATTGAGTATGAACAGTGCAATGGAAATGAGTAATGGCTTATTGAAATATTCTGAACGAGGTGAAGACTACATTCAGGATTTACAGGCCATGATGCGTCATAACGAACAATTTTGGACAAATTAA
- the ttcA gene encoding tRNA 2-thiocytidine(32) synthetase TtcA, protein MTEQTQELTKAQQYNFNKLQKRIRRNTGQAIADFNMIEDGDRIMVCLSGGKDSFTMLEILMSLQKSAPVSFELVAVNLDQKQPGFPEHILPAYLEQLGVKYKIVEEDTYSIVQDKIPEGKTTCSLCSRLRRGILYRTAKELGATKIALGHHRDDILETLFLNMFYGGKMKGMPPKLVSDNGEHVVIRPLAYCREKDIIKYASMRDYPIIPCNLCGSQPNLQRQNIKQMLNTWDKQFPGRIESMFRAMQNVVPSHLADFELFDFKSINSESGVINGGDIGFDKEDIPAMPMQDEDSVMEFDPSLKLDVTNV, encoded by the coding sequence ATGACTGAGCAAACTCAAGAGCTAACCAAAGCTCAACAATACAATTTCAACAAATTGCAAAAGCGTATTCGTCGTAATACAGGCCAAGCAATCGCTGATTTCAACATGATTGAAGATGGCGACCGTATCATGGTCTGTCTATCTGGCGGCAAAGATAGCTTTACTATGCTTGAAATCTTAATGAGCTTACAAAAGAGCGCACCTGTCTCTTTTGAGTTGGTAGCAGTAAACCTTGATCAGAAGCAGCCGGGATTCCCAGAGCACATTCTGCCTGCGTATTTAGAGCAGCTTGGCGTTAAGTATAAAATTGTAGAAGAAGATACCTACTCAATCGTGCAGGATAAGATCCCTGAAGGTAAAACAACCTGTTCGCTTTGCTCTCGTTTACGCCGTGGTATTTTGTACCGTACTGCGAAAGAGTTAGGTGCGACTAAAATTGCACTTGGACACCATAGAGACGACATTCTTGAGACTTTGTTCCTCAACATGTTCTATGGCGGAAAAATGAAAGGTATGCCACCTAAGCTTGTTTCTGACAACGGTGAACATGTGGTAATTCGTCCTCTGGCTTATTGCCGAGAGAAAGACATCATTAAATACGCAAGCATGCGTGACTACCCTATTATTCCTTGTAATCTGTGTGGCTCACAGCCAAACCTACAGCGCCAGAATATTAAGCAGATGCTGAATACTTGGGATAAGCAATTCCCAGGTCGAATCGAGTCTATGTTCCGCGCTATGCAAAATGTAGTACCTAGTCACTTGGCCGACTTCGAACTGTTTGATTTTAAATCTATTAACAGTGAGTCAGGTGTAATTAATGGTGGCGATATTGGTTTTGATAAGGAAGATATTCCGGCAATGCCAATGCAAGACGAAGACAGCGTAATGGAGTTTGATCCAAGCTTGAAATTGGACGTGACCAACGTTTGA
- the cobB gene encoding Sir2 family NAD+-dependent deacetylase: protein MKFPYRNVVVLTGAGISAESGIQTFRAQDGLWENHRIEDVATPEGFAKDPDLVQDFYNQRRRKLQSDAIKPNAAHIALGQLEKELDGKVTIITQNIDNLHERGGSQNIIHMHGELLKARCSVSNQTIEQTGDLLTGDLCHCCQIPAQMRPHIVWFGEMPLRMGDIYSALEEADLFISIGTSGVVYPAAGFVHDAKMHGAHTIEINLEPSAVESEFAEKRYGKASIEVPRLVEEILELQQPDFKFGNH, encoded by the coding sequence ATGAAATTTCCGTATCGCAATGTTGTTGTGCTAACAGGCGCTGGAATCTCTGCGGAATCGGGTATTCAGACCTTTCGAGCTCAAGATGGACTTTGGGAAAATCATCGAATCGAAGATGTTGCTACACCGGAAGGTTTTGCTAAAGACCCAGATTTAGTTCAGGACTTTTATAACCAACGTCGCCGCAAATTACAGTCTGATGCCATTAAACCCAATGCGGCACATATTGCTTTGGGTCAGCTTGAAAAAGAGCTGGATGGAAAAGTCACTATCATTACTCAGAACATCGACAACTTGCATGAGCGTGGCGGAAGCCAAAACATCATTCATATGCATGGCGAACTGCTTAAAGCCCGTTGTAGTGTCTCTAATCAAACCATAGAACAAACAGGTGACTTGTTGACTGGTGACCTGTGCCACTGTTGTCAAATACCTGCGCAGATGCGTCCACATATCGTTTGGTTTGGTGAAATGCCTCTGCGAATGGGAGACATCTACTCAGCATTAGAAGAAGCAGATTTGTTTATTTCAATTGGCACCTCTGGCGTTGTTTATCCAGCAGCCGGTTTTGTTCACGATGCCAAAATGCACGGAGCACACACAATTGAGATAAATTTGGAGCCTAGTGCGGTGGAGAGTGAATTTGCAGAAAAACGTTACGGAAAGGCGAGTATTGAAGTTCCGCGCTTAGTTGAAGAAATTCTTGAACTTCAGCAGCCAGATTTCAAATTCGGTAATCATTAG
- a CDS encoding extracellular solute-binding protein — protein sequence MKKWATLLAGSACALSLLSAQAVAEDKELVFMNWGPYINSGILEQFTAETGIKVIYSTYESNETLYAKLKTHNEGYDLVVPSTYFVSKMRDEGMIQKIDKSKLSNFKNLDTNYLNKPFDPNNDYSIPHVVAITGLAVNTDMYDPNDFQSWGDLWKPELKGQLMLMDDTREVFHIALRKLGYSGNTTDEKQIDEAYAELQKLMPNVLVFNSDNPADPYLAGEVGLGMLWNGSAAAAQKEGLPLKLVFPKEGGIGWVDNFAIASGAKNIDAAHKMIDFLLRPEIAEQISNDTGYLTAVAQSNEKFKDVAPLFPSQEDLDRVEWQAAVGDKTVKYEDYFMKLKAGQ from the coding sequence ATGAAAAAATGGGCTACTTTATTAGCTGGTAGTGCATGTGCGCTTTCACTGTTATCTGCGCAAGCAGTAGCAGAGGATAAAGAACTGGTATTCATGAACTGGGGACCATACATTAACAGTGGTATCCTAGAGCAGTTTACTGCGGAAACTGGTATCAAAGTAATCTATTCAACTTACGAGTCGAATGAAACTCTATATGCGAAGCTAAAGACTCACAACGAAGGTTATGACCTAGTTGTTCCTTCTACTTACTTCGTGTCTAAGATGCGCGACGAAGGCATGATTCAGAAGATTGATAAATCTAAGCTATCAAACTTCAAGAATTTGGATACTAACTATCTAAACAAGCCTTTCGATCCAAATAACGACTACTCTATTCCACACGTTGTTGCTATCACTGGTCTTGCGGTGAATACAGACATGTATGATCCAAATGACTTCCAAAGCTGGGGTGATTTGTGGAAACCTGAACTTAAAGGCCAACTAATGCTGATGGATGATACTCGTGAAGTATTCCACATCGCATTACGTAAACTTGGATACTCAGGTAACACCACTGACGAAAAACAAATCGACGAAGCATACGCTGAGCTACAAAAACTAATGCCAAACGTATTGGTATTTAACTCAGACAACCCTGCTGACCCTTACCTAGCTGGTGAAGTTGGTCTAGGCATGCTTTGGAACGGTTCTGCAGCTGCTGCACAAAAAGAAGGTCTACCACTTAAACTTGTATTCCCTAAAGAAGGTGGTATCGGTTGGGTTGACAACTTTGCTATCGCTTCAGGTGCAAAGAACATCGATGCAGCACACAAGATGATCGACTTCTTACTACGTCCAGAAATCGCAGAGCAAATCTCTAACGATACTGGTTACCTAACTGCTGTGGCTCAGTCTAACGAGAAATTCAAAGACGTAGCTCCACTATTCCCTTCTCAAGAAGATCTTGACCGTGTGGAATGGCAAGCAGCTGTTGGCGACAAAACAGTGAAGTACGAAGACTACTTCATGAAGCTTAAAGCGGGTCAATAA